In Aedes albopictus strain Foshan chromosome 3, AalbF5, whole genome shotgun sequence, the following are encoded in one genomic region:
- the LOC109408825 gene encoding DNA-directed RNA polymerases I, II, and III subunit RPABC5: MIIPVRCFTCGKVIGNKWEAYLGLLQAEYTEGDALDALGLKRYCCRRMLLGHVDLIEKLLNYAPLEK; encoded by the exons ATGATCATCCCGGTGCGGTGCTTCACATGCGGCAAAGTAATCGGCAACAAATGGGAAGCCTATTTGGGACTGCTGCAAGCCGAATACACGGAAGG TGACGCTTTGGATGCCCTCGGACTGAAACGGTACTGCTGCCGCCGTATGCTGTTGGGTCATGTCGATCTGATTGAAAAACTGCTGAATTATGCTCCGCTGGAGAAGTAG